The following are encoded in a window of Kogia breviceps isolate mKogBre1 chromosome 10, mKogBre1 haplotype 1, whole genome shotgun sequence genomic DNA:
- the LOC136794905 gene encoding LOW QUALITY PROTEIN: ubiquitin carboxyl-terminal hydrolase 1-like (The sequence of the model RefSeq protein was modified relative to this genomic sequence to represent the inferred CDS: inserted 2 bases in 2 codons; deleted 2 bases in 2 codons) — MIRSGLTVITLAVWADVLEGAQCKRQPGSRLLRANGHAPAGSAIPPAFPWVAGPRSEIDQVVPAAQPSPINCEKRENLLPCVGRNNLGSTCCLNSALQVLYFCAGLKSGVKHLLNIISRKKEALRDEASQKEKGNCKEDSSASYELICSLQSLIISVEQLQASFLLNPEKYTDELATQPRLLLTTLRELNPMYEGYRQHDAQEVLQCILGNIQETCQLLKKEVKNAAELSTKVEEKHQKEEMSGINSMEMDSLRHSEDYKEKSPKVNGKRKRDTEFGNTKEKVKVSKEHQSLEENQRQTRSKRKATVDSLDIPAKIIPKYISEYESARPSQKKSRVKINWLRSAAKPPSIISKFCSLGKITTNQESKGQSKENEYGLEEDLGRSENDNTANGCGLESPGNNVMPVNEVKPVNKGAEQIGFELVEKLFQGQLVLRTRGLECESLTERREDXQDISVPVQEDELSKVEESFEISPEPKTEMKTLRWAISQFASVDRIVGEDKYFCENCHHYTEAERSLLFDKMPEVITIHLKCFAASGWEFDCYGGGLSKINTPLLTPLKLSLEEWSTKPTNNSYGLFAVVMHSGITISSGHYTASVKVTDLNSLELDKENFVNNQMCEIGKPEPLKEEEARGVVENYDDEEVSIRVSGNTQPSKVLNKKNVDAIGLLGGQKSKVDYELYNKTSNPDKVASTAFAENRDSETNNXNGTYESDRNKESSDPTGINMSGFENKISYVVQSLKEYEGKEAQWLLFDDSEVKVTEEKDFLNSLSPSTSPTSTPYLLFYEKL, encoded by the exons ATGATTAGATCTGGTCTTACAGTGATCACTCTGGCAGTGTGGGCGGATGTGTTGGAAGGGGCACAGTGCAAA CGGCAGCCCGGGTCGCGGCTCTTGAGAGCGAACGGTCACGCCCCTGCGGGGAGTGCGATCCCGCCAGCTTTTCCGTGGGTCGCGGGCCCCCGGTCTGAAATTGATCAAGTTGTACCTGCAGCACAGCCCTCACCTATCAActgtgagaagagagaaaacttgtTACCGTGTGTGGGACGAAATAATCTCGGTAGTACTTGTTGTCTTAATAGTGCACTTCAGGTATTATATTTTTGTGCTGGTTTGAAATCTGGAGTGAAGCACTTACTTAATATTATTTCAAGGAAGAAAGAAGCCCTAAGAGATGAAGCCAgtcaaaaagagaagggaaattgCAAAGAAGATTCTTCAGCAAGTTATGAACTAATATGCAGCTTACAGTCCTTGATCATTTCAGTCGAACAGCTTCAGGCTAGTTTTCTCTTAAATCCAGAGAAATATACTGATGAACTTGCTACTCAGCCAAGGCTACTACTTACCACACTCAGGGAACTCAACCCTATGTATGAAGGATATCGACAGCATGATGCACAGGAAGTATTACAGTGTATTTTGGGAAACATTCAAGAAACATGCCAACTccta aaaaaagaagtaaaaaatgcGGCAGAGTTATCTACTAAGGtagaagaaaaacatcagaaagaGGAAATGAGTGGTATAAACAGCATGGAGATGGACAGTTTGAGGCATTCTGAAGACTATAAAGAAAAATCGccaaaagtgaatgggaaaagaaaaagggacactGAATTTGGAAACACGAAGGAAAAAGTTAAAGTCTCTAAGGAACACCAGTCTTTGGAAGAAAACCAGAGACAAACCAGATCAAAAAGAAAAGCTACAGTTGATTCATTAGATATTCCTGCTAAAATAATCCCCAAGTACATTTCTGAATATGAGAGTGCAAGACCCTCACAAAAGAAATCAAGAGTTAAAATAAACTGGTTAAGGTCTGCAGCTAAGCCACCCAGCATTATTTCTAAATTCTGTAGTCTGGGTAAAATCACAACAAACCAAGAATCCAAAGGacaatctaaagaaaatgaatatggtCTTGAAGAGGACTTGGGGAGGTCTGAGAATGATAATACAGCTAATGGTTGTGGACTTGAATCTCCTGGGAATAATGTTATGCCCGTTAATGAAGTTAAGCCCGTAAACAAAGGTGCAGAGCAAATTGGTTTTGAGCTAGTGGAGAAATTATTTCAAGGTCAGCTGGTATTAAGGACTCGTGGCTTAGAATGTGAAAGTTtaacagaaagaagagaag tGCAAGACATCAGTGTACCAGTGCAAGAAGATGAGCTTTCCAAAGTAGAGGAGAGTTTTGAAATTTCTCCAGagccaaaaacagaaatgaagaccctgAGATGGGCAATTTCACAGTTTGCTTCAGTGGACAGGATTGTAGGAGAAGAtaaatatttctgtgaaaattgccatcaTTATACTGAAGCTGAACGAAGTCTTTTGTTTGACAAAATGCCTGAAGTTATCACTATTCATTTGAAGTGCTTTGCTGCTAGtggctggga GTTTGATTGTTATGGTGGTGGACTTTCCAAGATCAACACTCCTTTACTGACACCTCTTAAACTGTCACTGGAAGAATGGAGCACAAAACCAACCAACAACAGCTATGGATTATTTGCAGTTGTGATGCATAGTGGCATTACAATTAGTAGTGGGCATTATACTGCTTCTGTTAAAGTCACTGACCTTAACAGTTTAGAACTAGATAAGGAAAATTTTGTGAACAACCAAATGTGTGAAATAGGTAAGCCAGAACCATTGAAGGAGGAGGAAGCCAGGGGTGTGGTTGAAAATTATGACGATGAAGAAGTGTCGATTAGAGTCAGTGGAAATACCCAGCCAAGTAAagttttgaat aaaaaaaatgtagacgCTATTGGACTTCTTGGAGGACAAAAGAGTAAAGTAGATTATGAGTTATACAACAAAACATCTAATCCTGATAAAGTTGCCAGTACAGCCTTTGCTGAAAATAGAGATTCTGAGACTAACA ACAATGGGACCTATGAATCTGATAGAAACAAGGAATCCAGTGACCCAACAGGCATTAACATGAGtggttttgaaaacaaaatttcataTGTAGTGCAAAGCTTAAAGGAGTATGAGGGAAa ggaagcccagtggttgCTTTTTGATGATTCAGAAGTGAAAGTTACTGAAGAGAAGGACTTTTTGaattctctttccccttctaCATCTCCTACATCTACTCCTTACTTGCTATTTTATGAGAAATTATAG